A section of the Malania oleifera isolate guangnan ecotype guangnan chromosome 2, ASM2987363v1, whole genome shotgun sequence genome encodes:
- the LOC131149337 gene encoding dirigent protein 19-like: MAKLHSFLLIFSISLFISVSIAKNNEEFVEVKKKKGIRYRREKMSVFEFYWHDIVSGLNRTSMTVVPPTSSAMATRFGLVNMIDNPLTVGPDPKSKLIGRAQGFYAMASQEQFELLMVMNFVFVEGKYCNSTITVFGRNPIFDTEREMPVIGGSGLFRFARGYVKLKTHDFNLTTKNAVVKYTVRVLHF, encoded by the coding sequence ATGGCCAAGCTTCATTCCTTCCTCCTCATTTTCTCCATCTCACTTTTTATTTCGGTTTCGATCGCCAAAAATAATGAGGAATTTGTCGAAGTTAAAAAGAAGAAGGGAATTCGATATCGAAGAGAGAAGATGAGCGTTTTTGAATTCTATTGGCATGATATTGTGAGCGGTTTGAACCGGACGTCCATGACGGTGGTGCCCCCGACCTCGAGTGCCATGGCCACTAGGTTTGGCCTTGTGAATATGATCGACAACCCGTTGACGGTCGGGCCGGACCCTAAGTCCAAGCTAATTGGACGGGCCCAAGGGTTTTACGCCATGGCCTCGCAAGAGCAATTCGAATTATTGATGGTTATGAACTTCGTCTTTGTTGAGGGCAAGTACTGCAATAGTACCATAACTGTGTTCGGTCGAAACCCGATTTTTGACACCGAGAGGGAGATGCCGGTGATTGGCGGCAGTGGGCTTTTTCGATTTGCTCGGGGCTATGTTAAGCTCAAGACTCATGACTTCAATCTAACCACAAAAAATGCTGTTGTTAAGTATACTGTTCGTGTGCTGCATTTTTGA